In Bifidobacterium sp. ESL0775, the following are encoded in one genomic region:
- the rimM gene encoding ribosome maturation factor RimM (Essential for efficient processing of 16S rRNA): protein MSQQADPQQRELLRVCRIGRAQGLKGEVTVRTFTDEPELRFAPGSVLYTKDGSHTYTIARSRTFKDRWILHFKGVDNRDASEALNGLELYVEADDPEEMAEEDAWYPKDLIGLEARVADNPANGIDATKAGQVIGKVVDVIDSPAQSLLKIRLATPVVEQKDGSFIPAPSAKTENRSGDSDDSENTSKPNVSKGSKNKSGKKDTDKVIKTALVPFVDELVPDIDLDKNYLTLNPPVGLIPGL from the coding sequence ATTTCGCAGCAGGCAGACCCTCAGCAGCGTGAACTGTTGAGGGTCTGTCGTATCGGGCGTGCGCAGGGGCTCAAGGGCGAGGTCACCGTCCGCACGTTCACCGACGAGCCAGAACTGCGGTTCGCTCCTGGTTCGGTTTTGTATACCAAAGACGGCTCGCATACCTACACTATTGCCCGTTCCCGTACGTTCAAGGACCGTTGGATTTTGCATTTCAAGGGCGTTGACAATCGTGACGCCTCCGAGGCATTGAACGGCTTGGAGCTTTACGTTGAGGCTGACGATCCTGAGGAGATGGCCGAAGAGGACGCTTGGTATCCCAAGGATTTGATTGGACTTGAGGCACGCGTCGCCGATAATCCTGCTAACGGAATTGACGCTACCAAAGCCGGCCAAGTCATCGGCAAGGTCGTGGACGTCATCGACAGCCCAGCGCAATCGCTGCTGAAGATTCGCCTGGCCACGCCGGTTGTCGAGCAAAAAGACGGCAGTTTTATTCCTGCGCCTTCTGCTAAGACAGAAAATCGCAGTGGCGATTCCGACGATTCTGAGAACACTAGCAAACCCAATGTTTCCAAGGGTTCCAAAAACAAATCGGGCAAAAAAGATACCGATAAAGTCATCAAAACGGCACTTGTCCCATTCGTCGACGAGCTCGTGCCGGATATCGATCTAGATAAAAACTATCTCACTCTGAATCCACCGGTTGGCCTGATTCCCGGCTTGTAA
- a CDS encoding MDR family MFS transporter, translated as MTQSAQKVATVKPLTADELSSQSGAETSSSAQGDMKERSHVENASSATASHGPMKARVDVKHPNLTMLGLYLGAFLGMLSETAMNIALPDLMTSFHIGSGTAQWMVVGYMLVIGIVLPFTSLLLKWIPSKPLLLFALAMFFVGSLISGFAPGTSFGVLLAGRMIQGISTGLVLPMMFSVILEVFPLNKIGAAMGMAGLVVMFAPAIGPTLAGALIGAFSWRAIFFFFAAVALVALVCASIWMVNAYKLTKPSIDALSCITSIVGFGGFVLGVSLISDFGFSLPVIVILLVGIAAIATYSYRQLHMDNPVIDLHALGIRQFTVGALIVMMNFGITLATMYLMPQELQNGLGVKVALTGLVMLPGGVANAVVSMFAGRLYDIVGAKWLVRGGLVLSMIGVVLLMLAGPSTSVAYIICAHVILMIGIPMAMSPAQSSALASLPQHLSTDGSTILNTMQQVVGAVITAVATILLGAGQAASHSGGKAMAFVTGSRWGFTFALVLAIIAFVISFGLSKQTSTEDASKR; from the coding sequence TTGACGCAATCGGCGCAGAAAGTCGCCACGGTGAAGCCGCTTACGGCGGATGAGCTGTCATCGCAAAGCGGTGCGGAAACGTCATCGTCCGCGCAAGGTGACATGAAGGAACGTTCGCATGTTGAGAATGCCTCTTCCGCAACGGCTTCGCACGGGCCGATGAAAGCGCGTGTGGACGTCAAGCATCCGAACCTCACCATGCTCGGGCTTTATCTGGGTGCGTTCCTCGGAATGTTGAGCGAGACGGCCATGAACATCGCGCTGCCAGATTTAATGACGAGCTTCCACATCGGCTCCGGCACCGCGCAGTGGATGGTGGTGGGCTACATGCTCGTCATCGGCATCGTACTGCCGTTCACCAGCCTGCTGCTGAAATGGATTCCATCCAAGCCGCTGCTGCTGTTCGCGCTGGCCATGTTCTTCGTGGGCTCGTTGATTTCCGGTTTTGCGCCGGGCACTTCGTTCGGCGTATTGCTCGCCGGCCGCATGATCCAAGGCATTTCGACCGGCCTGGTGCTGCCGATGATGTTCTCGGTCATTCTTGAGGTCTTCCCCTTGAACAAGATTGGCGCCGCTATGGGCATGGCCGGCCTCGTCGTGATGTTCGCTCCGGCCATCGGCCCGACCCTCGCCGGCGCCCTGATTGGCGCGTTCTCCTGGCGTGCGATTTTCTTCTTCTTCGCCGCTGTTGCGCTGGTCGCGCTGGTCTGCGCCTCGATCTGGATGGTCAACGCCTACAAGCTCACCAAACCCAGCATCGACGCGCTTTCCTGCATCACCTCGATCGTCGGTTTCGGTGGGTTTGTGCTCGGCGTGAGCCTGATCAGCGATTTCGGATTCTCGCTGCCGGTCATCGTGATTTTGTTGGTCGGCATCGCCGCCATCGCCACCTACAGCTATCGTCAGCTGCACATGGACAACCCGGTCATCGACCTGCACGCGCTGGGAATCCGCCAGTTCACCGTCGGTGCGCTGATTGTGATGATGAACTTTGGTATTACACTTGCGACGATGTATTTGATGCCGCAGGAGTTGCAGAACGGTCTCGGCGTGAAGGTCGCGCTCACCGGCCTGGTGATGCTGCCCGGTGGCGTGGCCAACGCGGTGGTCTCCATGTTCGCCGGACGTTTGTATGACATCGTCGGTGCGAAGTGGCTCGTGCGCGGCGGATTGGTACTTTCCATGATCGGCGTCGTCCTGCTGATGTTGGCAGGCCCGTCGACATCCGTGGCATACATCATCTGCGCGCATGTCATCTTGATGATCGGCATCCCGATGGCCATGAGCCCGGCCCAGTCCTCGGCGCTCGCCTCGCTGCCGCAGCACCTTTCGACTGACGGTTCCACCATCTTGAACACGATGCAGCAGGTCGTCGGCGCGGTCATCACCGCGGTCGCCACCATCCTGCTTGGTGCGGGCCAGGCGGCCTCCCATTCCGGCGGCAAGGCGATGGCCTTTGTCACCGGCTCGCGCTGGGGCTTCACCTTCGCGCTTGTTTTGGCCATTATTGCTTTCGTCATTTCCTTCGGCCTCTCCAAGCAGACCTCGACGGAAGACGCGTCCAAGCGCTGA
- a CDS encoding endonuclease/exonuclease/phosphatase family protein — MALTLSILLGVIALWWVLRFLPAGADGHGLLPYLIAFVRFLWIPSVAILTVALFYRHWIITIFAAILTILTGIFASPWYRKRYYNPAKQDQARQTEQNPRIQNNDDSYTVMTLNCRYGLADAQAIIDAVRGNDVSILALQELSENLVAALDKAGMGTLLPSCQLGEPKKTDNGGFNGIWSRFKPDEQNGDTVDICAADVPCCATNGVAAYSAHTKSPMRGCREWSRGVINLGSLVRHASESATATGTASEPEAVIMGDLNSNVDHPSFRNLLEAGFQDAGLDVSHGAAVSFPEWLAWPRLELDHILVTSGLSVSGVRTLTIPGSDHLALLARIDHR, encoded by the coding sequence ATGGCTCTGACTCTGTCAATATTGCTGGGCGTCATCGCCTTGTGGTGGGTGTTGCGTTTCCTGCCTGCGGGCGCGGATGGGCATGGCTTGCTGCCGTATCTCATCGCGTTCGTCCGTTTTCTCTGGATTCCGTCGGTGGCCATTTTGACGGTGGCGCTGTTTTACCGTCATTGGATCATCACGATTTTTGCCGCGATATTGACCATACTCACCGGCATATTCGCCTCGCCTTGGTACAGGAAAAGGTATTACAACCCAGCCAAACAGGACCAGGCGCGACAGACAGAGCAAAACCCGAGAATCCAAAATAACGATGATTCTTATACCGTAATGACCCTGAACTGCCGTTACGGCCTTGCCGACGCACAGGCCATCATCGACGCCGTACGCGGCAATGACGTATCCATATTGGCCCTGCAGGAACTCTCCGAAAACCTGGTCGCCGCGCTCGACAAGGCCGGAATGGGCACGCTGCTCCCCTCCTGCCAGCTCGGCGAACCGAAGAAAACCGACAACGGTGGCTTCAACGGCATCTGGTCGCGATTCAAGCCCGACGAGCAAAACGGCGACACCGTCGACATTTGCGCCGCCGACGTGCCGTGTTGCGCGACAAACGGAGTGGCAGCCTACAGCGCTCACACCAAATCCCCCATGCGCGGCTGCCGGGAATGGTCACGCGGCGTCATCAACTTGGGGTCGCTCGTCAGGCATGCTTCCGAAAGCGCCACGGCGACGGGGACGGCATCGGAGCCCGAAGCCGTCATCATGGGCGATCTCAACTCGAACGTCGACCATCCCAGCTTCCGCAACCTGCTCGAAGCCGGATTCCAGGACGCGGGGTTGGACGTTTCCCATGGCGCCGCCGTCAGCTTCCCGGAATGGCTCGCCTGGCCCCGCCTCGAGCTCGACCATATCCTGGTGACTTCCGGTCTTTCCGTCTCGGGCGTGCGGACCCTCACCATCCCGGGCAGCGACCATCTCGCGCTGCTCGCCCGAATCGATCACAGGTAG
- a CDS encoding tRNA (guanine(37)-N(1))-methyltransferase translates to MKIDIVSVFPEYFEALNVGLFGKAIEHGLLDVKTHDLRDWTHDVHHSVDDTPVGGGAGMVMKPEVWAECLDDLLGLEPVEINDEDNAQELLATINNSQSPSEPNLSSSGQPNLTADNIMAESAASSSRTPDDTSVDIQNDSDNRTTTSVIASQAAAKPVLIFPNPSAPLFTQRDATELSHASHLIFGCGRYEGYDARIPRYYRAQGIDMREYSIGDYVLNGGEVAVSVMLEAITRLIPGFMGNPDSIVEESYTGQNALLEHYQYTKPAVWRGMGVPDVLTSGDHGKVDHFRRDEAISHTDRLRPDLIRKLDCKSLDKADRKTLMSLGWEVSGAHPRKLSD, encoded by the coding sequence ATGAAGATAGATATCGTGTCCGTATTCCCCGAGTATTTTGAAGCCCTCAACGTCGGCCTCTTCGGCAAGGCCATCGAGCATGGGCTGCTCGACGTGAAGACGCACGATCTGCGCGATTGGACCCACGATGTGCACCATTCGGTCGACGATACGCCGGTCGGCGGCGGAGCCGGCATGGTGATGAAGCCCGAGGTCTGGGCCGAATGCTTGGACGATCTGCTTGGTTTGGAACCCGTCGAAATCAACGATGAAGACAATGCCCAAGAACTTTTAGCGACTATCAATAATTCTCAATCACCTTCCGAACCCAACCTCTCTTCATCCGGTCAGCCGAATCTAACTGCGGATAATATAATGGCAGAAAGTGCAGCATCATCTTCACGAACTCCCGATGACACTTCCGTCGATATTCAGAACGATTCGGATAACAGAACGACTACTTCTGTAATCGCTAGCCAAGCAGCCGCAAAGCCGGTATTGATTTTCCCGAATCCTTCGGCACCACTGTTTACCCAACGCGACGCGACCGAACTTTCCCATGCCAGTCACCTCATTTTCGGCTGCGGACGCTACGAAGGCTACGACGCGCGTATCCCCCGCTATTATCGCGCGCAAGGCATTGATATGCGCGAGTACTCCATCGGCGATTACGTTCTGAACGGCGGCGAAGTGGCTGTCTCGGTGATGCTCGAGGCCATCACCCGCCTGATACCCGGATTCATGGGCAACCCCGACTCTATCGTGGAGGAATCCTACACCGGCCAAAACGCGCTTCTGGAGCACTACCAATACACGAAACCGGCCGTCTGGCGCGGCATGGGCGTTCCCGACGTGCTGACCAGCGGCGACCACGGCAAGGTTGACCATTTCCGCCGCGACGAGGCCATCTCCCATACCGACCGCCTCCGCCCCGACCTCATCCGCAAACTCGACTGCAAGTCCCTAGACAAGGCCGACCGCAAAACCCTGATGTCGCTAGGCTGGGAGGTCTCCGGCGCCCATCCCCGCAAGTTGTCCGACTGA
- the rpsP gene encoding 30S ribosomal protein S16, translated as MATKIRLKRMGKKFYAFYRIVVMDERKKRDGKSIEEIGLYDPNQQPSMIKIDSDRAQYWLGVGAQPSDPVRNLLKITGDWQKFKGLPGAEGTLKTAEDGPDAAARVEAAEADAQKLKAKQSEAKAKAEAEKAAEAAKADEAKADEAEAVEAKAEAAETTETEKAE; from the coding sequence ATGGCTACCAAGATTCGTCTGAAGCGCATGGGCAAGAAGTTCTATGCCTTCTACCGCATTGTCGTCATGGATGAGCGCAAGAAGCGCGACGGCAAGTCGATCGAGGAGATTGGCCTGTACGATCCGAACCAACAGCCTTCGATGATCAAGATCGATTCCGATCGTGCTCAGTACTGGCTTGGTGTCGGCGCACAGCCGAGCGACCCGGTGCGTAATCTTTTGAAGATCACCGGCGACTGGCAGAAGTTCAAGGGTCTGCCGGGTGCCGAGGGCACGCTGAAGACCGCTGAAGACGGCCCGGATGCCGCTGCCCGCGTCGAAGCCGCTGAGGCCGACGCCCAGAAGCTCAAGGCCAAGCAGTCCGAAGCCAAGGCGAAGGCCGAAGCCGAGAAGGCAGCGGAAGCCGCCAAGGCCGATGAGGCCAAGGCAGATGAAGCCGAGGCCGTTGAGGCCAAGGCCGAAGCCGCTGAGACCACCGAGACCGAGAAGGCTGAGTAA
- a CDS encoding ATP-dependent DNA helicase RecG: MSNTVTLTTPISALIANKRRVSALKGLGMVTVGDALTYYPFRVTEPVPLRAIREAKVGMPMAFAAVVRFARVIPMGGRRGFRLEAVVDDAAFAASRQVPASSCRLVFFSHKKQYMDWMGGRLHEGADVVLAGTPTEFNGQLQFTHPEVLTVMPQGANVFSNPASGSIHAGELSLGGIPNRANAQPNMQNGVSAAAGVSVSSPQQTQSAQAANALRFDASTAYEALRHVCRPRPVYHATSRISTEHIHESIVAMLDALRASGEAALRKRVNADNGSVAEDGGLSESDGGNNDIGNNTAAVADANNAVDNKANALALRAAIDDVLPEDVIESKHLMHRADAFAAIHDPQSTKAFYAALATLRYEEAFISQISVLQEREDARKAETFECADSGLRDRFIASLPFSLTKGQQDVIGTICEDMGRSYPMQRLLQGEVGSGKTVVALAAMLQAVGSGNQAVLVAPTQVLAEQHFETISGMVAKIAENESSTIPVTLLTGGMKLAARRRALATAASGEPGIIIATHAAFSKMFQAPNLALVVIDEQHRFGVEQREILRAKGEKTPHLLVMTATPIPRTAAMTWFGDLDISWLTELPGGRKPIRTFIVPEADGNMMAQMFVHIRRRIDAGERAYVVCPRIDADEADAEVVAAAGGKAGGVSASGSSSGRGRRKSSTAGMGSDDIESGFVEVDDFDDENDDGTPREPKPPLHAVDEIAQRLSSLPQFAGIKFATLTGRDDDETKRKVMADFESGKTPILVATTVIEVGVDVPQASCITIFDADRYGLSQLHQLRGRVGRGGTDSWAFLVSRAEPGSIAEQRLKVIEGSLDGAEIAQADLELRGAGDVLGDAQSGGKSGLKLLRVVKDAKIIADARERAEALLKRDPTLADQPQLAGAVLDFTRGGESEILSN, from the coding sequence ATGAGCAATACCGTCACTTTGACCACCCCGATTTCCGCGCTGATTGCCAACAAACGGCGGGTCAGTGCGTTGAAGGGGCTTGGGATGGTGACGGTCGGCGACGCCCTCACCTACTATCCGTTCCGCGTCACCGAGCCCGTCCCGTTGCGGGCGATCCGTGAGGCGAAGGTCGGCATGCCAATGGCGTTTGCGGCGGTGGTGCGCTTTGCGCGGGTCATCCCCATGGGTGGCCGACGTGGGTTCAGGCTGGAAGCCGTCGTCGACGATGCCGCGTTCGCCGCGAGTCGTCAGGTTCCGGCTTCAAGCTGCAGGCTGGTCTTTTTCTCGCATAAAAAGCAATATATGGACTGGATGGGCGGCCGGTTGCATGAGGGCGCCGACGTGGTGCTGGCTGGCACTCCGACGGAATTTAACGGTCAGTTGCAGTTCACCCATCCCGAAGTGCTTACGGTCATGCCGCAAGGCGCAAACGTATTCAGCAATCCGGCGTCGGGTTCCATCCATGCCGGCGAGCTTTCTTTAGGTGGTATTCCCAACCGGGCCAATGCACAGCCGAACATGCAAAATGGCGTATCCGCGGCTGCTGGAGTTTCCGTCTCGAGTCCACAACAGACTCAGAGTGCTCAGGCCGCCAATGCCTTGAGGTTCGACGCTTCGACCGCCTACGAGGCGCTCCGGCACGTCTGCCGCCCACGTCCGGTCTACCATGCAACCTCGCGCATCTCGACCGAACACATCCACGAATCCATCGTCGCGATGCTCGATGCGTTGCGAGCCAGTGGTGAAGCGGCGTTGAGGAAACGCGTCAACGCGGATAATGGTTCTGTTGCGGAAGATGGCGGATTGTCGGAAAGTGATGGCGGGAATAATGATATCGGCAATAACACCGCTGCTGTCGCTGATGCCAATAACGCCGTTGATAATAAGGCGAACGCGTTGGCCTTGCGCGCCGCAATTGACGACGTGCTACCGGAAGATGTCATCGAATCCAAACACCTCATGCACCGGGCCGACGCGTTCGCGGCCATCCATGATCCGCAATCCACCAAGGCGTTTTATGCCGCGTTGGCGACGTTGCGCTATGAAGAGGCGTTCATCTCACAGATTTCGGTGCTGCAGGAGCGTGAGGACGCCCGTAAGGCCGAGACGTTTGAGTGTGCGGATTCCGGGCTGCGAGACAGGTTCATCGCCTCGTTGCCGTTTAGCCTTACCAAAGGCCAGCAAGACGTCATCGGCACCATTTGCGAAGACATGGGCCGAAGTTACCCGATGCAGCGGTTGTTGCAGGGCGAGGTCGGTTCCGGCAAGACCGTGGTGGCGCTCGCGGCCATGCTGCAGGCCGTGGGTTCCGGCAACCAGGCCGTTTTGGTCGCCCCCACGCAGGTGCTTGCCGAGCAGCATTTTGAGACCATCAGTGGCATGGTCGCCAAGATTGCCGAAAACGAATCTTCAACTATTCCGGTGACGTTGTTGACCGGTGGAATGAAACTGGCGGCTCGGCGCAGGGCGCTCGCGACGGCGGCCAGCGGCGAACCGGGCATCATCATCGCCACACACGCGGCGTTCTCGAAGATGTTCCAAGCGCCGAACCTGGCATTGGTGGTCATCGACGAGCAGCATCGTTTCGGCGTTGAACAGCGCGAGATCCTGCGCGCGAAAGGCGAGAAGACGCCGCATTTGCTGGTGATGACCGCGACGCCGATTCCGCGCACCGCCGCGATGACGTGGTTTGGCGACCTTGACATTTCCTGGCTCACCGAGTTGCCTGGTGGGCGCAAGCCGATCCGCACGTTCATCGTGCCCGAGGCCGACGGCAATATGATGGCGCAGATGTTCGTCCATATTCGCCGACGCATCGACGCGGGGGAGCGGGCGTATGTGGTCTGCCCGAGGATCGACGCGGACGAGGCCGATGCCGAGGTGGTGGCCGCGGCCGGCGGCAAGGCTGGAGGAGTTTCTGCAAGCGGAAGTTCCAGCGGACGTGGTCGAAGGAAGTCCTCAACGGCCGGCATGGGCAGTGACGATATCGAAAGCGGGTTTGTTGAAGTCGACGATTTTGACGACGAGAACGACGACGGCACACCGCGCGAGCCCAAGCCGCCGCTGCACGCCGTCGATGAGATAGCGCAGCGCCTTTCGTCGTTGCCGCAGTTCGCGGGCATCAAGTTCGCGACGCTGACCGGCCGTGACGATGATGAGACCAAACGCAAGGTGATGGCCGACTTCGAATCCGGTAAGACGCCGATTCTGGTGGCGACCACCGTCATCGAGGTCGGCGTGGATGTGCCGCAAGCAAGTTGCATTACTATTTTTGATGCCGACCGTTATGGTCTTTCCCAGCTGCACCAGCTGCGCGGCCGCGTCGGTCGTGGTGGCACTGATTCCTGGGCGTTCCTCGTTTCGCGCGCCGAGCCGGGCAGCATCGCTGAGCAGCGTTTGAAAGTCATCGAAGGCTCCCTCGATGGTGCCGAAATCGCGCAGGCCGACCTCGAGCTGCGCGGTGCCGGCGACGTTTTGGGCGACGCCCAGTCCGGCGGCAAATCCGGCCTGAAGCTGTTGCGCGTGGTCAAGGACGCCAAGATCATCGCCGATGCCCGCGAGCGGGCCGAAGCCCTGCTCAAGCGCGACCCGACGCTTGCCGACCAACCCCAGCTTGCCGGTGCCGTGCTGGACTTCACACGAGGCGGCGAGTCCGAGATTCTCAGCAACTAG
- the rsmD gene encoding 16S rRNA (guanine(966)-N(2))-methyltransferase RsmD: MRVIAGRFKGFELAKAKPGTRPTTDRTKEAIFSKLEAWGVLEDARVLDLFAGTGALGIEALSRGADELVAVESAGPAAALIDKELSNLKRNRSWDSRTMKARVMRKRAERIAAGYDGPAFDVIFADPPYALTTEECSQLIADLVASPAADEQTVLVFERSTRSDPLIIPKGWQISDQRRYGETEVYYIDHA; this comes from the coding sequence ATGCGTGTGATTGCGGGACGATTCAAGGGATTCGAGCTGGCGAAGGCCAAGCCCGGCACCAGGCCAACGACGGATCGGACGAAAGAGGCGATCTTTTCCAAGCTTGAAGCTTGGGGCGTGCTGGAAGACGCTCGCGTGCTTGATTTGTTCGCGGGAACCGGTGCGTTGGGCATCGAGGCACTTTCGCGTGGTGCCGACGAGCTGGTCGCCGTCGAATCGGCGGGCCCGGCTGCCGCGTTGATTGACAAGGAATTGAGCAATCTCAAGCGCAACCGTTCCTGGGATTCGCGCACGATGAAGGCCCGAGTGATGCGCAAGCGAGCTGAGCGCATCGCCGCTGGTTATGATGGCCCGGCTTTTGACGTGATTTTCGCCGATCCCCCTTATGCGCTCACCACCGAGGAATGCAGCCAGCTCATCGCCGATTTGGTCGCGTCTCCAGCCGCAGATGAGCAGACGGTCCTAGTATTCGAGCGCTCAACGCGTTCCGACCCGCTTATCATCCCCAAAGGCTGGCAAATCTCCGACCAACGCCGCTACGGCGAAACCGAGGTCTACTACATCGACCACGCCTAA
- a CDS encoding RNA-binding protein: MLAQAVEHLISNIVDFPDDVSVKSHENARGELLRVRVNPEDIGRVIGRSGRTANAIRTVVQALSDHKVRVDIMDVRK; this comes from the coding sequence ATGCTCGCGCAAGCTGTGGAACACCTCATTTCCAATATCGTCGACTTTCCCGATGATGTGTCGGTGAAGTCCCACGAGAACGCCCGCGGCGAACTGTTGCGGGTGCGTGTGAACCCTGAAGACATCGGGCGCGTGATCGGCCGCTCCGGCCGCACCGCCAATGCGATTCGTACCGTGGTGCAGGCGTTGTCCGACCACAAGGTGCGTGTCGACATCATGGATGTTCGCAAGTGA
- a CDS encoding DUF1778 domain-containing protein, translating into MNDTQNAGIQFNISVSKDQLTLMKRAAALEERPVKEWAADKLLEAASDGVEQEVTLQEVNEEFDKILATFEVPANV; encoded by the coding sequence ATGAACGACACACAAAATGCAGGCATTCAATTCAATATCTCCGTCAGCAAAGACCAGCTCACGCTTATGAAGCGAGCTGCAGCTCTGGAGGAAAGACCCGTCAAGGAATGGGCGGCGGACAAGCTGCTCGAGGCCGCGAGCGATGGCGTGGAGCAGGAGGTGACGCTCCAGGAGGTCAACGAGGAGTTCGACAAGATCCTCGCCACCTTCGAGGTCCCCGCGAACGTCTGA
- a CDS encoding PTS transporter subunit EIIC: MAKKKSLLNVVIDGISGIFLPIVNLLSAAGIMKGVLIILTSCKVLDASGNTYLVLDAMASCVFTFLPVMLAYTSAKQFKTNPYIAVVIACLLMYPALVKVQEKGTTLSFFGIPMLGVKYASSVLPIILAIGLLRFVQQWLDKVLPEVIRGFLTPLICVLFVGSVTLLLFGPFGKVVGDGLAAGYEWVYALSPIVAGLLLGAAVQPMVIFGFHWSLILIGMNNLAVSGHDTVLALMGPPVFAQAGAALAVMLKSHNAPFKTTCISASISALFGITEPAMFGVNLPRKMPLAAVCIGGGVGGAIAGYSGVQAHAFALPSIATLPVFFGHGFVTYVISCVVAMVVAFVLTLVFKFPVDGLEDEKDEVRSEEDRELIGESAESPESVAGEGASNSEVGLAADEIATANA; this comes from the coding sequence ATGGCCAAGAAAAAAAGTCTGCTGAATGTCGTCATCGACGGTATTTCCGGCATCTTCCTTCCCATTGTGAACCTGCTTTCGGCAGCCGGCATCATGAAAGGCGTGCTGATCATCCTGACCAGTTGCAAGGTGCTGGATGCCTCGGGTAATACATATCTGGTGCTTGACGCGATGGCCTCTTGCGTGTTCACTTTCCTTCCCGTCATGCTCGCCTATACTTCCGCCAAGCAATTCAAGACCAACCCATATATCGCTGTCGTCATCGCCTGTCTGCTGATGTATCCGGCACTTGTGAAAGTGCAGGAAAAGGGCACCACCCTTTCGTTCTTCGGCATACCGATGCTGGGCGTCAAATACGCTTCGAGCGTGCTGCCGATTATTCTCGCGATTGGTTTGCTGAGATTCGTGCAGCAATGGCTTGACAAGGTCCTGCCGGAAGTGATCCGCGGATTCCTCACCCCGCTGATTTGTGTGCTGTTCGTCGGTTCGGTGACGTTGCTGCTGTTCGGGCCGTTCGGCAAGGTGGTCGGCGACGGGCTCGCCGCAGGATACGAATGGGTGTATGCGCTTTCGCCGATTGTGGCCGGCTTGTTGTTGGGCGCGGCCGTGCAGCCGATGGTCATCTTCGGATTCCACTGGAGCCTGATCCTCATCGGCATGAACAACCTTGCGGTTTCCGGGCATGATACGGTGCTCGCCCTGATGGGGCCTCCGGTGTTCGCGCAAGCCGGCGCTGCCTTGGCCGTGATGCTCAAGAGCCATAACGCGCCCTTCAAGACGACCTGCATTTCCGCCAGTATCTCGGCATTGTTCGGCATTACGGAACCGGCGATGTTCGGCGTGAACCTTCCGCGTAAGATGCCGCTCGCCGCTGTGTGCATCGGTGGTGGCGTCGGCGGTGCGATAGCCGGATATTCCGGGGTCCAGGCCCATGCTTTCGCGCTGCCCAGCATCGCGACATTGCCGGTGTTCTTCGGCCATGGCTTCGTGACCTATGTCATCTCTTGCGTGGTCGCCATGGTGGTCGCGTTCGTGCTGACGCTCGTGTTCAAGTTCCCCGTAGATGGCTTGGAAGACGAAAAGGACGAAGTCCGTTCCGAGGAAGATCGCGAACTGATTGGCGAAAGCGCTGAAAGCCCTGAAAGTGTCGCGGGTGAAGGCGCCTCGAACTCCGAAGTGGGTCTTGCCGCCGACGAAATCGCAACAGCCAACGCGTAG